Proteins encoded together in one Oncorhynchus nerka isolate Pitt River linkage group LG19, Oner_Uvic_2.0, whole genome shotgun sequence window:
- the LOC115101396 gene encoding carbonyl reductase [NADPH] 1-like, which produces MSKKVAVVTGANKGIGLAIVRELCKAKFTGDVILTARNEKLGNEAVKMLKSEGFEVSYHHLDICDQGSAKQLSHFLQKTYGGLDVLINNAGMAFKNDATETFGEQAEVTMRTNFWGTLWVCHALLPLLRPNARVVNVSSFVSKKALDTCSPQLQAKFRDTELSEEELCLLMGQFVIAAQQGNHQAQGWPNTAYGTTKIGVTVLSRIQAHFLTKTRAADGILLNACCPGWVRTDMAGSKAPKSPEEGAQTPTYLALLPEGAKEPHGQLVWDKTVHEW; this is translated from the exons ATGTCAAAAAAAGTGGCAGTAGTTACCGGTGCCAATAAAGGCATAGGGCTTGCGATTGTGAGGGAGCTTTGTAAGGCTAAATTTACCGGGGATGTTATTCTTACTGCTCGAAATGAGAAACTTGGAAATGAGGCAGTGAAGATGCTGAAGTCTGAAGGATTTGAAGTTTCTTACCACCACCTTGATATCTGCGACCAGGGCAGCGCCAAGCAACTGAGTCACTTTCTGCAGAAGACGTATGGCGGATTGGATGTGCTCATTAACAACGCTGGAATGGCTTTTAAGA ATGATGCGACTGAGACTTTTGGGGAACAGGCTGAGGTGACCATGCGCACCAACTTTTGGGGCACCCTGTGGGTGTGCCATGCTCTCCTACCCCTCCTCAGACCAAATGCCAGAGTGGTGAATGTCTCCAGCTTTGTTAGCAAGAAGGCTCTTGATACATGCAGCCCTCAACTACAAGCCAA GTTCCGTGATACTGAGCTCTCTGAGGAGGAGCTGTGCTTGCTGATGGGGCAGTTTGTTATTGCCGCTCAGCAGGGAAACCATCAGGCCCAGGGGTGGCCAAACACAGCCTATGGCACAACAAAG ATCGGAGTGACTGTGCTGTCCAGGATTCAGGCTCATTTTCTGACTAAGACCCGGGCAGCTGATGGAATCCTGCTCAACGCCTGCTGCCCTGGCTGGGTTCGCACTGACATGGCAGGCTCCAAAGCCCCCAAGAGTCCTGAAGAAGGAGCACAGACTCCTACCTATCTGGCACTTCTTCCTGAAGGGGCCAAGGAGCCACATGGA